The sequence below is a genomic window from Candidatus Dormiibacterota bacterium.
TCTATCTTCGTACTTCTGCACTTCCGCCCCGAAACAGGCTGACTATCCATAGCAACAGTACGGCACCTAGGATTGCTACTACTATACTATAGAAATTAAAGCCAGTAACACCTTCGGCCCCCAAGGCCTGGGCCATGAATCCTCCCAAAAATGCTCCCACTATCCCTACAATAATATTACCTAACGCGCCCTGCTCGGCATCGGTCCTCATTATTAGAGAGGCTATCCATCCAGCCAGCGCCCCCAAAATGATCCACGTTATTATTCCCATACCTACTTCCTCCGCTTATTACTCTAATTTAGGCTTTACCGCGCATTAAAATAATGTTCAATGTTCTAATTAGAAGGTGTTTGGTAAGCGCTATTATGTGATTATTCATAACTTCTGCCAACAGGTAGAGTACAATGAGGTTATGGATTTAACCGACCCTAATGACCTACAGCTCGCCCTCCGCCTCTCCGGTATTCGCCCTAGTAAAACGCTCGGGCAGCATTTTCTGGTAGACAGGGACAGTCTAAACGATATTATGAAGGCCGGTGAGCTTACGGCACACGATACCGTACTAGAGATCGGCCCCGGGCTGGGCGTAATGACTATACCTTTAACAGGTCGGGTCAAGCATGTAATCGCAGTGGAAGCCGATAAGGGGATGACGGAGCTTCTGGCGCGTGACAGGCCTAAGAATCTGGAAATTGTAGAGCAGGATTTTACCAAGTTTGATCTTACCCAATTGCCTAAAAACTATAAGGTGGTGGCCAATATCCCTTACTACCTGACTTCTAAGATAATGCGCCTGCTTCTGGAAAGCCCTAACCCGCCCAAAGTGATTTCGGTTTTAATTCAAAAAGAAGTGGCGCATCGTATTGCGGCTGCTCCTGGCAGTATGTCGGTGCTAGCGCTCAGCGTGCAGTATTACGGTAAGCCAGAGGTGGTAGGGGAGGTAGAGCGGCATAAGTTCTGGCCACCGCCCAAAGTAGATTCAGCGATTCTTAAGGTAGCGCTGTATGACAAGCCGATTTTTAGCGCCGATACCGGTAAACTGTTCCGGCTCATTAAGGCCGGGTTTGGTGAAAAGCGTAAAATGCTCAGGAACTCACTGGCAGGCGGGCTGAATATCAGTATCGAGCTGGCTGCAGGTTTAGTAAAACAGGCCGGTTTAGTGCCAACAGCCCGGGCGCAGGAGCTGTCTTTAGGGCAGTGGGAAAAGTTATATACTCAAGCAATTAAGGCAGATATCTTCTAACCTGATTTACCCCTTTACACTCCCTGAGCATAAGCGGTATAATTACTACACATCACGCCTATGCTTTTTCAGACTCTAAATAGGGTTTGTTCTTGGCATAAGTAGGGTGGAGTAAAAACTAAAGGAGCTATATACGGTTGGATCATAACCTCAAAGGCCTACCGGCCCATCAAGGTTACAGAAGGCTTTCGCCAAACCAACCAAACACCCCGCCCCCAACGGGTCTATTTGCGTTACTCAAGAATCAAACTGGAATACTCTCCCTCTCCTTTAACCAATTACTTATTATATTCTTTACAACTGCAATAGTCGGAGTTGGAGTAGGCCTCATCGCCGACCAGTATCTCACTTACCCCGGCGAACAAGGTCCCAAAGGCGAACAGGGTATTCAAGGGGTAATAGGCCCCATCGGCCTAACTGGTATAGCCGGCCTTCAAGGTGAACCGGGTGAGCAGGGAGCGCAAGGCCTGCAAGGCTCGACAGGTGTCACTGGAGCCACCGGCGCCCAAGGCCCCGAAGGCCCCTCTGGCTCCGTCTCTGACTCCCAGTTAAGCTCCAATGTAGCCCTGCTGAATCGCAATTCCCAGACCTTCACTGGTAGTAGCCAACTTTTTAAAAATGCCTCTAACTCCGTGACAGCTTTCCAAATTCAAAACGCAGAGGGAAATGCTGTACTAAATATAGATACGGTTAATAGCAGGGTAGGTATTGGCGTGAATAATCCCTTAGCTGCATTATCGCTAGTGTCAGCTACCACTGCTTCTGGCGGCATTCTTTTCGGTTCAGATGTTAATCTCTACCGCACCGGAGCCGACTTGTTGAAGACGGATGACACTCTAACAATCACCCCACCGGCTAATGCCAACCCCGCGCTTAATATTACCTACCAGGGATCCACCCATGGTGTAATCATTAACCGCACTGCTGGCAACCCCTCCAATGGCAATGTATTGTTGGTAACCTCCCAAGACCTAGGCAGTGATGCGAATCCGCAAGACACCACAGTCGGTATTTCAGGCTACGAACTGGGCAAGGGCACGGTGAAGATCACCCATCGCAAGCCAACTGCATTTACCAGTGGCTCTGATTCCAATGCCTCGGTACTCTCACTTTCCATTGCCGGTATCGGTACGGCGGCGCAAGGTATTTTTCTAGATGCCCCGGATGGCGGCACAACCGGTAAGTTGCTGAACTTGCGTAATAATGGCGCTGATATGCTGGTACTAGATGCAGCCGGGCAATTACAGTTGGCTATACAAGGTTCAACCGGTGGTATAAAAGTCGGCGGAGACGTAAGCCTGTTTCGTTCAGCCACTGATACCTGGCGAACCGATGACACATTCCAGGTAGTACGTTCGTCTGCTAGCAGTATTGCCTACATTGCTACCG
It includes:
- a CDS encoding GlsB/YeaQ/YmgE family stress response membrane protein, with product MGIITWIILGALAGWIASLIMRTDAEQGALGNIIVGIVGAFLGGFMAQALGAEGVTGFNFYSIVVAILGAVLLLWIVSLFRGGSAEVRR
- the rsmA gene encoding 16S rRNA (adenine(1518)-N(6)/adenine(1519)-N(6))-dimethyltransferase RsmA, coding for MFGKRYYVIIHNFCQQVEYNEVMDLTDPNDLQLALRLSGIRPSKTLGQHFLVDRDSLNDIMKAGELTAHDTVLEIGPGLGVMTIPLTGRVKHVIAVEADKGMTELLARDRPKNLEIVEQDFTKFDLTQLPKNYKVVANIPYYLTSKIMRLLLESPNPPKVISVLIQKEVAHRIAAAPGSMSVLALSVQYYGKPEVVGEVERHKFWPPPKVDSAILKVALYDKPIFSADTGKLFRLIKAGFGEKRKMLRNSLAGGLNISIELAAGLVKQAGLVPTARAQELSLGQWEKLYTQAIKADIF